The Streptomyces sp. DH-12 genome has a window encoding:
- a CDS encoding metallophosphoesterase codes for MRARYRIPLGITAVGTAGLLYAAGFEARSFRLRRVTVPVLPSGMRPLRVLQVSDIHMVGGQRKKQRWLRSLAGLRPDFVINTGDNLSDPEGVPEVLDALGPLMEFPGAYVFGSNDYYGPRLRNPARYLVEKVQGRHGLNGNPPVVDAVHNPWEDLRDGFDSAGWLNLTNTRGTLKIEGTSIELTGLDDPHIKRDRYAEVTGGPSAGADFSMGVVHAPYLRVLDSFAADGYPLILAGHTHGGQLCIPFYGALVTNCDLDTDRVKGLSTHTAGGRTSYLHVSAGCGTSRYTPVRFACPPEATLLTLVGR; via the coding sequence ATGCGCGCGCGATACCGAATTCCTCTGGGAATCACGGCGGTCGGCACCGCCGGACTGCTGTACGCCGCGGGCTTCGAAGCCCGCTCCTTCCGCCTCCGACGGGTGACCGTCCCCGTCCTCCCCTCCGGGATGCGCCCCCTGCGCGTGCTGCAGGTGTCCGACATCCACATGGTCGGCGGCCAGCGCAAGAAGCAGCGCTGGCTGCGCTCCCTGGCCGGACTGCGCCCCGACTTCGTGATCAACACGGGCGACAACCTGTCCGACCCCGAGGGCGTCCCCGAGGTCCTGGACGCGCTCGGCCCCCTGATGGAGTTCCCGGGCGCCTACGTCTTCGGCTCCAACGACTATTACGGCCCCCGGCTGCGCAACCCCGCCCGCTACCTGGTCGAGAAGGTGCAGGGCCGTCACGGCCTGAACGGCAATCCGCCGGTCGTCGACGCCGTCCACAACCCGTGGGAGGACCTGCGGGACGGCTTCGACTCGGCGGGCTGGCTCAACCTGACCAACACGCGGGGCACCCTGAAGATCGAGGGCACGTCGATCGAGCTGACGGGACTGGACGACCCGCACATCAAGCGGGACCGGTACGCGGAGGTGACGGGCGGCCCGTCGGCCGGGGCGGACTTCTCGATGGGCGTCGTGCACGCGCCGTACCTGCGCGTGCTGGACTCCTTCGCGGCCGACGGCTACCCGTTGATCCTCGCCGGCCACACGCACGGCGGGCAGCTGTGCATCCCGTTCTACGGCGCCCTGGTCACCAACTGCGACCTGGACACGGACCGCGTGAAGGGCCTGTCCACGCACACGGCGGGGGGCCGGACGTCGTACCTGCACGTCTCGGCGGGCTGCGGCACGAGCCGCTACACGCCGGTGCGCTTCGCGTGCCCGCCGGAGGCGACGCTGCTGACGCTGGTCGGCCGCTGA
- a CDS encoding replication initiator, with amino-acid sequence MTPAAPTAAIRQLAALAQHGDLSTYAHQIQRLGGCERPIRMEGHRLDVHAATGEIVREITDRDLPAGQLLIRCNNRRATRCASCAEVYRKDTFHLVTAGLSGGKGIGPAVAQHPRVFATFTAPSFGPVHNRRGGGRCRCGRLHPDDDPALGTPLDPDRYDYRAAVLWNAHAGKLWGRFTTYLRQHLASRAGLSRSALRHCLKVSYAKVAEYQRRGAVHFHAVIRLDGPDGAEDTPPAWATAELLTDAIRWAAREAEAPGPVLDGHAYAFRFGDQLDIRPIRSADFDGTSELSSRAVAAYIAKYATKGAETAGTLDRPIRNPITDLIGSGVTDHARRMILTCWHLGALPELEDLRLRKWAHMLGFRGHFSTKSRAYSVTLGALRQERADHNEALARERATEAGHPLPDPDTVLVLRHWRFAGTGLTDAEALLASSHPASHNAEGEPDRAR; translated from the coding sequence ATGACTCCTGCGGCTCCGACCGCAGCTATCCGCCAGCTGGCAGCACTCGCCCAGCACGGCGACCTCAGCACCTACGCCCACCAAATCCAGCGCCTCGGCGGCTGCGAGCGGCCCATCCGAATGGAGGGCCACCGGCTCGACGTCCACGCCGCCACCGGGGAGATCGTCCGGGAGATCACCGACCGCGACCTCCCGGCCGGACAACTCCTCATCCGCTGCAACAACCGCCGCGCCACCCGCTGCGCATCCTGCGCCGAGGTGTACCGCAAAGACACCTTCCACCTCGTCACGGCCGGCCTGAGCGGCGGCAAAGGCATCGGCCCGGCCGTGGCCCAACACCCGCGCGTCTTCGCCACCTTCACCGCCCCGTCCTTCGGCCCCGTGCACAACCGCCGCGGCGGTGGCCGTTGCCGCTGCGGACGCCTTCACCCGGACGACGACCCCGCCCTCGGCACACCCCTGGACCCGGACCGCTACGACTACCGCGCGGCCGTTCTGTGGAACGCCCATGCGGGGAAGCTCTGGGGCCGCTTCACCACATACCTGCGCCAGCACCTCGCCTCCCGCGCGGGCCTGAGTCGTTCGGCGCTGCGGCACTGCCTCAAGGTCTCCTACGCCAAGGTCGCCGAGTACCAGCGGCGCGGTGCCGTCCACTTCCACGCCGTCATTCGCCTCGACGGCCCGGACGGTGCCGAGGACACCCCGCCAGCCTGGGCCACGGCCGAACTCCTTACCGATGCGATCCGCTGGGCGGCCAGGGAGGCCGAGGCACCCGGTCCGGTCCTCGACGGCCACGCGTACGCCTTCCGCTTCGGCGACCAGCTCGACATCCGCCCCATCCGCTCAGCCGACTTCGACGGCACTTCGGAACTGTCCAGCCGCGCCGTGGCCGCCTACATCGCCAAGTACGCCACCAAGGGAGCCGAAACCGCCGGCACCCTCGACCGGCCCATCCGCAACCCGATCACCGACCTGATCGGCTCCGGCGTCACCGACCACGCCCGGCGCATGATCCTCACCTGCTGGCACCTCGGGGCGCTCCCCGAACTGGAAGACCTCCGCCTGCGCAAATGGGCCCACATGCTCGGTTTCCGCGGCCACTTCTCCACCAAGTCCCGCGCCTACTCCGTCACCCTCGGCGCTCTCCGCCAGGAACGAGCCGACCACAACGAAGCTTTGGCCCGCGAACGCGCGACCGAAGCCGGTCACCCCCTGCCCGACCCGGACACCGTCCTCGTCCTCCGCCACTGGCGCTTCGCCGGCACCGGTCTCACGGACGCAGAAGCCCTTCTCGCTTCCTCGCACCCCGCTTCTCACAACGCAGAAGGAGAACCCGACCGTGCGCGATGA
- a CDS encoding helix-turn-helix domain-containing protein, whose translation MRDDELLTVAEVMARLRLGRSTVYDLIRTRRLPSVTIGRCRRIPASALGDFIAEQMERAA comes from the coding sequence GTGCGCGATGACGAACTGCTCACCGTCGCCGAGGTGATGGCCCGTCTCAGGCTCGGCCGGTCCACCGTGTACGACCTGATCCGCACACGACGGCTTCCCTCGGTCACCATCGGCCGATGCCGGCGTATCCCGGCCTCCGCCCTGGGCGACTTCATCGCGGAACAGATGGAGCGTGCGGCCTGA
- a CDS encoding transglycosylase domain-containing protein, with protein sequence MPKKRSGGGLSPTQQAAQFLGVSVLAGAVMAGIALPAVGALGLAAKGSVESFDELPANLKTPPLSQRTTILDADGDLIATVYSRDRTVVDLKDISPYMQKAIVAIEDSRFYQHGAIDLKGVLRALNKNARSGEVSEGASTLTQQYVKNVFVEEAGDDPTKVAQATQQTIGRKIAELKYAIQVEEELGKKKILENYLNITFFGQQAYGVEAASRRYFSKPAKDLNLQEAALLAGLVQSPSRYDPVNDEAEAKKRRNIVLQRMAEVGDISPEEAAEAARSPLGLKVSKPKNGCITASKGAGFFCKYVEKVFLNDPVFGKTREERAKIWNQGGLTIRTTLDPQAQESVQQALKNHVYQSDKVAAASTLVEPGTGKIVAMGQSKPYGYGKDETEINFSVDSAWGGSNFGFPTGSTFKPFVAAAALEEGRPPTQVYSSPYEMPYPDTVRGCEKPWVNDGNYKLENENESEVGPYALREAMAKSVNTYFVQMIEDIGMCPVVTMTDKLGLVQGNGDKIPEVPSSMTLGSTGLSPLTMASAYAAFASRGMYCTPVAIESITQKTGDRSKSLPVPKSTCSRAMSEKTADTVNELLKGVVDSGTGQQAGLGDGRDNAGKTGTTDERINAWFVGYTPNMSGAVWVGSASQEVEMRDITIGGRYHSLVFGGAVPGPIWRDAMTGALEGKDAPQFNPVHIPDQEKPEDRGDGGGDGDSGNGNGGNGDDGFIGGLINGGNGNGGGEPDPGFSIPEGFLQGRGDGPGGRG encoded by the coding sequence ATGCCAAAGAAGCGCTCGGGCGGTGGTCTGTCTCCCACGCAGCAGGCCGCCCAGTTCCTCGGTGTCAGTGTCCTCGCGGGGGCCGTCATGGCCGGCATCGCGCTGCCCGCCGTGGGCGCGCTGGGCCTCGCGGCCAAAGGATCGGTGGAGAGCTTCGACGAGCTCCCGGCCAATCTGAAGACGCCGCCTCTGAGCCAGCGCACCACCATCCTCGACGCCGACGGCGATCTGATCGCCACCGTCTACTCGCGCGACCGCACGGTGGTCGACCTCAAGGACATCTCTCCGTACATGCAGAAGGCGATCGTCGCCATCGAGGACTCGCGCTTCTACCAGCACGGGGCGATCGACCTGAAGGGCGTGCTGCGCGCGCTCAACAAGAACGCCCGCAGCGGCGAGGTCTCCGAGGGCGCCTCGACGCTCACCCAGCAGTACGTGAAGAACGTCTTCGTCGAGGAGGCGGGCGACGACCCGACGAAGGTCGCGCAGGCCACCCAGCAGACCATCGGCCGCAAGATCGCGGAGCTGAAGTACGCGATCCAGGTCGAGGAGGAGCTGGGCAAGAAGAAGATCCTCGAGAACTACCTGAACATCACGTTCTTCGGCCAGCAGGCCTACGGCGTCGAGGCCGCGTCCCGGCGCTACTTCTCCAAGCCGGCCAAGGACCTCAATCTCCAGGAGGCCGCGCTCCTCGCCGGCCTCGTCCAGTCACCGAGCCGCTACGACCCGGTCAACGACGAGGCGGAGGCCAAGAAGCGGCGCAACATCGTCCTCCAGCGGATGGCCGAGGTCGGCGACATCTCCCCCGAGGAGGCCGCCGAGGCGGCGCGTTCCCCGCTGGGCCTCAAGGTCAGCAAGCCGAAGAACGGCTGCATCACCGCGTCCAAGGGCGCGGGCTTCTTCTGCAAGTACGTGGAGAAGGTCTTCCTCAACGACCCGGTCTTCGGCAAGACCCGCGAGGAGCGGGCGAAGATCTGGAACCAGGGCGGCCTGACCATTCGCACGACGCTGGACCCGCAGGCGCAGGAGTCGGTGCAGCAGGCCCTCAAGAACCACGTCTACCAGTCGGACAAGGTCGCCGCCGCGTCCACGCTGGTGGAGCCGGGCACCGGCAAGATCGTCGCGATGGGCCAGTCGAAGCCGTACGGCTACGGCAAGGACGAGACGGAGATCAACTTCTCCGTGGACTCGGCGTGGGGCGGCTCCAACTTCGGCTTCCCGACCGGTTCGACGTTCAAGCCGTTCGTGGCCGCCGCCGCCCTGGAGGAGGGCCGGCCGCCGACGCAGGTGTACTCCTCCCCGTACGAGATGCCGTACCCGGACACCGTGCGCGGTTGCGAGAAGCCGTGGGTGAACGACGGCAACTACAAACTGGAGAACGAGAACGAGTCCGAGGTCGGTCCGTACGCGCTGCGGGAGGCGATGGCCAAGTCGGTCAACACCTACTTCGTGCAGATGATCGAGGACATCGGGATGTGCCCGGTGGTGACCATGACCGACAAGCTCGGCCTGGTCCAGGGCAACGGGGACAAGATCCCCGAGGTGCCGTCCTCCATGACCCTCGGCTCCACCGGCCTCTCGCCCCTCACCATGGCGAGCGCCTACGCGGCCTTCGCCTCCCGGGGCATGTACTGCACGCCGGTCGCCATCGAGTCGATCACCCAGAAGACGGGTGACCGGTCGAAGTCCCTGCCGGTCCCGAAGTCCACGTGCTCGCGCGCGATGAGCGAGAAGACCGCGGACACGGTGAACGAGCTCCTCAAGGGCGTGGTCGACTCCGGTACCGGTCAGCAGGCCGGCCTCGGCGACGGCCGCGACAACGCCGGCAAGACGGGTACGACGGACGAGCGCATCAACGCCTGGTTCGTCGGCTACACGCCGAACATGTCGGGCGCCGTGTGGGTGGGCAGCGCCAGCCAGGAGGTGGAGATGCGGGACATCACCATCGGCGGCCGGTACCACTCGCTGGTCTTCGGCGGCGCCGTCCCGGGCCCCATCTGGCGCGACGCGATGACCGGCGCGCTGGAGGGCAAGGACGCCCCGCAGTTCAACCCGGTGCACATCCCGGACCAAGAGAAGCCCGAGGACCGGGGCGACGGCGGCGGCGACGGCGACAGCGGCAACGGCAACGGCGGCAACGGCGACGACGGCTTCATCGGCGGCTTGATCAACGGAGGCAACGGCAACGGCGGGGGTGAGCCCGACCCGGGCTTCAGCATCCCCGAGGGCTTCCTCCAGGGCCGGGGCGACGGCCCGGGCGGTCGCGGATAA
- the wblA gene encoding transcriptional regulator WblA, whose protein sequence is MGWVTDWSAQAACRTTDPDELFVQGAAQNRAKAVCTGCPVRTECLADALDNRVEFGVWGGMTERERRALLRRRPTVTSWRRLLETARSEYERGTGVVPLSDDQVYEDYAAVS, encoded by the coding sequence ATGGGCTGGGTTACCGACTGGAGTGCGCAGGCTGCCTGCCGCACTACCGATCCGGATGAACTGTTCGTTCAAGGAGCAGCGCAGAACAGGGCCAAGGCGGTGTGCACCGGCTGTCCGGTGCGTACGGAGTGCCTGGCCGACGCGCTGGACAACCGCGTCGAGTTCGGCGTGTGGGGAGGCATGACGGAGCGTGAGCGCCGCGCACTGCTGCGCCGGCGGCCGACCGTGACCTCCTGGCGCCGGCTGCTGGAGACGGCGCGGTCGGAGTACGAGCGCGGCACGGGCGTCGTGCCGCTCAGCGACGACCAGGTCTACGAGGACTACGCCGCGGTGAGCTGA
- a CDS encoding SpdD-like protein: MFRPKVPTMPQPTGLTTPPAVVEPTTITPDTSASASLPATTTPNRSVLQLTPGIVLVLVGGGTAVVLVVGAVLVSMLLAVALTATSLAVCAVVIRSVVARR; encoded by the coding sequence ATGTTCCGACCGAAGGTCCCGACAATGCCGCAGCCCACCGGCCTGACCACCCCGCCCGCTGTCGTCGAACCGACCACTATCACGCCAGACACCTCGGCCTCGGCGTCGCTACCCGCCACTACGACTCCGAACCGTTCGGTCCTCCAGCTCACGCCGGGCATCGTGCTCGTCCTGGTCGGTGGCGGCACCGCCGTGGTCCTGGTGGTCGGGGCCGTCTTGGTCTCCATGCTCCTCGCCGTCGCCCTCACCGCCACGTCTCTGGCCGTGTGCGCCGTCGTCATCCGCTCCGTCGTCGCCCGACGCTGA
- a CDS encoding mobile element transfer protein produces the protein MNRRFRNLRRIGPVNVASYVERGRNRHLAACTAPRCDFSAEYDSRAAAELAARTHRCPA, from the coding sequence GTGAACCGCCGTTTCCGCAACCTCCGACGCATCGGCCCCGTCAACGTCGCCTCCTACGTCGAACGCGGCCGGAACCGCCACCTGGCCGCCTGCACCGCTCCCCGCTGCGACTTCTCGGCCGAGTACGACAGCCGTGCCGCCGCCGAACTCGCCGCCCGTACCCACCGCTGCCCGGCCTGA
- a CDS encoding DUF2637 domain-containing protein encodes MRAHLARVDAVIVQAVIAGALSFSHLHDLAAAAGQDGWKAWAYPVSVDLLLVAAWRRMRQSQRAGQAAGGPRLWFLVALAASLGANVATAGLLNLDDVPAWLRVTVAGWPAVAFFGGTLLAHAPHTPKEPAASPATDAATAPDGSSSGAEGPDHKIPYPADPEPAPEPAAAPATAPAPAPAPAVALPPALVDRVRALAEEHRSATGRPADPDAVRTRLGLPPSMTASVAAHL; translated from the coding sequence ATGCGTGCCCACCTGGCCCGCGTGGACGCCGTGATCGTGCAGGCCGTCATCGCCGGTGCCCTGTCCTTCTCCCACCTGCACGACCTCGCCGCGGCGGCCGGACAGGACGGCTGGAAGGCCTGGGCCTACCCCGTAAGTGTCGACCTGCTCCTGGTCGCCGCCTGGCGTCGGATGCGCCAGTCACAGCGAGCGGGCCAGGCGGCCGGCGGTCCGCGTCTGTGGTTCCTCGTAGCCCTGGCCGCGTCCCTCGGCGCCAACGTCGCCACGGCCGGCCTCCTCAACCTGGACGACGTACCCGCCTGGCTCCGCGTGACGGTCGCGGGCTGGCCGGCTGTTGCCTTCTTCGGCGGCACGCTGTTGGCCCACGCTCCGCACACCCCGAAAGAGCCCGCCGCCTCTCCGGCGACGGACGCCGCTACGGCTCCTGACGGCAGTTCGTCCGGCGCGGAAGGGCCCGATCACAAGATTCCGTACCCCGCCGACCCCGAACCGGCTCCCGAGCCTGCTGCCGCACCGGCCACCGCTCCCGCCCCGGCGCCTGCTCCTGCCGTCGCCCTGCCGCCCGCCCTCGTCGACCGCGTCCGGGCCTTGGCCGAGGAACACCGCTCGGCCACCGGCCGCCCCGCCGACCCCGACGCCGTACGTACTCGGCTCGGCCTGCCCCCGTCCATGACCGCATCCGTCGCCGCACACCTCTGA
- a CDS encoding ArsA family ATPase — protein sequence MSRRPEPAQDHDPGREHLPPARALEVDPLIENPDTRIVVCCGSGGVGKTTTAAALGLRAAERGRKVVVLTIDPARRLAQSMGIDSLDNTPRRVKGIDDSAGGELHAMMLDMKRTFDEIVEAHADPERAAAILGNPFYQSLSAGFAGTQEYMAMEKLGQLRSRDEWDLIVVDTPPSRSALDFLDAPKRLGSFLDGKLIRVLLAPAKVGGRAGMKFLNVGMSMMTGVLGKVLGGQLLRDVQTFVAAMDSMFGGFRTRADATYKLLQAPGTAFLVVAAPERDALREAAYFVERLAAEDMPLAGLVLNRVHGSGAGRLSAERALAAAENLEESRIVDQRDGKAGLRNSPDTYGSSESPARNVTDGGSPATEDVTGAAPDDDPTTADAEGDTTGDADAERSVDRLTAGLLRLHAERMRLLSRERRTRDRFTALHPEVAVAEVAALPGDVHDLAGLRDIGERLAAGRTELSDTP from the coding sequence AGGACCATGACCCGGGCCGTGAGCACCTCCCGCCCGCCCGCGCGCTCGAGGTCGACCCGTTGATCGAGAACCCGGACACCCGGATCGTGGTGTGCTGCGGCTCGGGCGGCGTCGGCAAGACGACCACGGCCGCGGCGCTGGGGCTGCGGGCGGCCGAGCGGGGCCGCAAGGTGGTGGTCCTCACCATCGACCCGGCACGCCGTCTCGCCCAGTCCATGGGCATCGACTCCCTCGACAACACCCCCCGCCGGGTCAAGGGCATCGACGACTCCGCGGGCGGTGAACTGCACGCGATGATGCTCGACATGAAGCGCACCTTCGACGAGATCGTCGAGGCGCACGCGGACCCCGAGCGGGCCGCCGCGATCCTGGGCAACCCCTTCTACCAGTCGCTCTCCGCGGGCTTCGCCGGCACGCAAGAGTACATGGCGATGGAGAAGCTGGGGCAGCTGCGGTCGCGGGACGAGTGGGACCTGATCGTGGTCGACACCCCGCCGTCGCGGTCCGCGCTGGACTTCCTGGACGCGCCCAAGCGGCTCGGTTCCTTCCTCGACGGCAAGCTGATCCGGGTGCTGCTGGCCCCGGCGAAGGTGGGCGGCCGTGCGGGGATGAAGTTCCTGAACGTCGGGATGTCGATGATGACCGGCGTGCTCGGCAAGGTGCTCGGCGGTCAGCTGCTGCGGGACGTGCAGACGTTCGTGGCGGCGATGGACTCCATGTTCGGCGGGTTCCGTACGCGCGCGGACGCCACGTACAAGCTGCTCCAGGCGCCGGGGACGGCGTTCCTCGTGGTCGCCGCCCCGGAGCGGGACGCGCTGCGGGAGGCCGCGTACTTCGTGGAGCGGCTGGCCGCGGAGGACATGCCGCTGGCCGGTCTGGTGCTGAACCGGGTGCACGGCAGCGGGGCCGGCCGGCTGTCGGCCGAGCGGGCGCTGGCCGCCGCGGAAAATCTTGAGGAGTCCCGCATTGTGGATCAGCGGGACGGGAAAGCTGGACTTCGTAACTCTCCCGACACGTACGGAAGTTCAGAATCACCCGCGCGTAACGTCACCGACGGAGGCTCCCCCGCCACCGAGGACGTCACCGGCGCGGCTCCCGACGACGACCCGACCACGGCGGACGCGGAGGGCGACACGACCGGCGACGCGGACGCCGAGCGCTCCGTCGACCGTCTCACGGCCGGTCTGCTGAGGCTGCACGCGGAGCGGATGCGCCTGCTCTCGCGCGAGCGGCGGACGCGTGACCGTTTCACGGCGCTCCATCCCGAGGTGGCGGTGGCCGAGGTGGCCGCACTGCCCGGCGACGTCCACGACCTCGCGGGCCTGCGGGACATCGGCGAGCGGCTGGCCGCGGGGCGGACGGAGCTGTCGGACACGCCCTGA
- a CDS encoding GatB/YqeY domain-containing protein, with translation MTTLKSKLQDDLNAAIKERDELRSSTLRLTLAAITKEEVAGKEKRELSDDEVQKVIAREAKKRREAAEAFAQGGRAEQAEREKAEGEVLAGYLPKQLSDDELNAIVAQAVEEARAAGAEGPKAMGAVMKIVNPKVAGQAEGGRVAAAVKKLLAG, from the coding sequence ATGACCACGCTCAAGTCGAAGCTGCAGGATGACCTCAACGCCGCGATCAAGGAGCGCGACGAGCTCCGCTCCTCGACGCTCCGGCTGACGCTCGCCGCGATCACCAAGGAGGAGGTCGCGGGCAAGGAGAAGCGCGAGCTCTCCGACGACGAGGTGCAGAAGGTGATCGCCCGCGAGGCGAAGAAGCGCCGTGAGGCGGCCGAGGCCTTCGCGCAGGGCGGCCGCGCCGAGCAGGCCGAGCGGGAGAAGGCGGAGGGCGAGGTGCTCGCCGGCTACCTGCCCAAGCAGCTGTCCGACGACGAGCTGAACGCGATCGTCGCCCAGGCCGTGGAGGAGGCCCGCGCCGCCGGCGCCGAGGGGCCGAAGGCCATGGGCGCCGTCATGAAGATCGTGAACCCGAAGGTGGCCGGGCAGGCGGAGGGCGGCCGGGTGGCCGCCGCCGTGAAGAAGCTGCTGGCGGGCTGA
- a CDS encoding site-specific integrase, which yields MTKRRSRGDGGLHWDEKRQRWIATASLGFDPSGKRIVKRGSGKTKTEAKNKLKEVLRDHEDGLAIAPSNYTVKDAVTDWLTYGLAGLDPRTVETTTLLSQKHVIPSLGARKLRDLSAEDVDRWLAAKAKTLSTRTLQAIHSCLNRAVKRAMARDKVKRNVVELCSVPQGQAGRPSKALTFAQAEAVLKGAEGTSMYAYIVVALLTGARTEELRALTWDHVFLKGKPDADPPQPPHIAVWRSVRRGGDTKTRKSRRTLALPARCVDALWQQFEDQGWDRLAAGDKWEEHGLVFSSAVGKPLDAANVRRAFRQALKGIDGINADEWTPRELRHSFVSLLSDRGVPLEVISRLVGHSGTAVTEEVYRKQIRPVIQTGAVVMDGIFGADPQRP from the coding sequence ATGACCAAGCGTCGGAGCCGCGGGGATGGCGGCCTGCACTGGGACGAGAAGCGGCAACGGTGGATCGCCACGGCGAGCCTCGGCTTCGATCCGAGCGGCAAGCGGATCGTCAAGCGGGGGAGTGGCAAGACCAAGACGGAAGCGAAGAACAAGCTCAAGGAGGTGTTGCGGGACCACGAGGACGGCCTCGCGATCGCGCCCTCCAACTACACGGTCAAGGACGCGGTGACGGACTGGCTCACCTACGGCCTGGCCGGTCTCGACCCGCGCACCGTCGAGACGACGACGCTGCTGAGCCAGAAGCACGTCATCCCGTCACTCGGCGCACGCAAACTCCGCGACCTCAGCGCGGAGGACGTGGACCGCTGGCTGGCTGCCAAGGCGAAGACGCTCAGTACGCGCACGCTCCAGGCGATCCACTCGTGCCTGAACCGTGCGGTCAAGCGGGCCATGGCTCGGGACAAGGTGAAGCGGAACGTCGTCGAGCTGTGCTCGGTGCCCCAGGGGCAAGCGGGGCGCCCTTCTAAGGCGCTCACCTTCGCCCAAGCCGAAGCCGTGCTCAAGGGGGCCGAGGGGACCTCGATGTACGCGTACATCGTCGTCGCCCTGCTGACCGGTGCCCGTACCGAGGAACTGCGGGCGCTCACCTGGGACCACGTCTTCCTCAAAGGCAAGCCGGACGCCGATCCGCCGCAGCCTCCGCACATTGCGGTGTGGCGCTCGGTCCGGCGGGGCGGGGACACCAAGACCCGGAAGTCCCGGCGCACGCTCGCTCTGCCGGCACGCTGCGTCGATGCCCTCTGGCAGCAGTTCGAGGATCAGGGCTGGGATCGGCTGGCGGCCGGCGATAAGTGGGAGGAACACGGGCTCGTCTTCTCCTCGGCCGTGGGCAAGCCGCTGGATGCGGCCAACGTCCGCCGCGCCTTCCGCCAGGCGCTCAAGGGCATCGACGGGATCAACGCAGACGAGTGGACGCCCCGGGAGCTCAGGCACAGCTTCGTGTCCCTGCTGTCCGACCGCGGCGTCCCGCTGGAAGTGATCTCCCGGCTCGTCGGGCACTCCGGGACGGCCGTGACCGAGGAGGTCTATCGGAAGCAGATCCGGCCCGTGATCCAGACCGGCGCCGTGGTCATGGACGGGATCTTCGGCGCTGATCCACAGCGGCCGTAG
- a CDS encoding Pr6Pr family membrane protein: protein MTAPIPRDIPDLPALPRTAPQLFPSVVPARAVVPPVRRPLTAVYRLVLALLATAAVLIEVLLGSPVRVLSYFVIQSTALLALVTFASARRAWTARHPLPGAVTGATLLYVLIAALVHHIALTDASPAFSMTGGASGSAPWLEPAAGHLLHTVLPVAALLDWLVLTPPARMHLRQAPTWLLYPLAYLAFTLARGELLPGSPARYLYPFLDVARHGYKSVLANALLVGLAIYAVAVLLVALDHTRPRTRFRL from the coding sequence ATGACCGCCCCGATACCCAGGGACATCCCGGACCTGCCCGCCCTCCCGCGGACGGCTCCGCAGCTGTTCCCCTCCGTCGTCCCGGCCCGAGCCGTCGTACCGCCGGTGCGCCGCCCGCTGACCGCGGTGTACCGGCTGGTCCTGGCGCTGCTGGCGACGGCGGCCGTGCTGATCGAGGTCCTCCTCGGCAGTCCCGTCCGGGTGCTGAGCTACTTCGTGATCCAGAGCACGGCGCTGCTGGCCCTGGTGACGTTCGCCTCGGCCCGCCGCGCGTGGACCGCCCGCCATCCCCTGCCGGGCGCCGTCACCGGAGCGACGCTCCTGTACGTGCTGATCGCGGCCCTGGTCCACCACATCGCCCTGACGGACGCCTCGCCGGCCTTCTCCATGACGGGCGGGGCGAGCGGGAGCGCACCGTGGCTCGAGCCGGCCGCCGGCCACCTGCTGCACACGGTGCTGCCGGTCGCCGCGCTGCTGGACTGGCTGGTCCTGACGCCACCGGCCCGCATGCACCTCCGTCAGGCCCCGACGTGGCTGCTGTACCCCCTGGCGTACCTGGCCTTCACCCTGGCTCGGGGCGAGTTGCTCCCCGGCTCCCCCGCCCGCTACCTGTACCCGTTCCTCGACGTCGCGCGGCACGGCTACAAGAGCGTGCTCGCCAACGCGCTCCTCGTGGGACTCGCGATCTACGCCGTGGCAGTCCTGCTGGTGGCCCTGGACCACACTCGCCCGAGAACCAGATTTCGTCTCTAG